The proteins below come from a single Leptidea sinapis chromosome Z, ilLepSina1.1, whole genome shotgun sequence genomic window:
- the LOC126978927 gene encoding lipase 3-like has product MKHFIFPDIDHDTPVDFQIQKRIKKVFYDFVKGMPAEIGTELPESIELKLEPTSLLSTPQLAAIHGKRLETHVVLSKDGYLLTLHRLINPCINEGCKANLNETILLHHGLLGSSADWILLGPNKSLPYLLSNMGYDVWMINARGNYYSRGHINMNVNDVNYWKFSWHEMGYYDLPAVLEYMKSAKSNDLSINFIGHSMGTTCFLVLLSSLSDYNKYFKMGILLAPLSFLNNAKGPINLIPKNPTDHVLKLLGNGEFLAHRRIPTWLRRGHCTKQKMFCSNPLFFITGGAPDAVNYWENSFTARVLHHVPAGGSTNTILHYAQLVKSGKFHKFDKEDDEYELSKITVPIAFITSSDDWLSTIPDVLRLYFSVTNPIDHYIIRDKNISHTDFVWGPSANELIFEKVFFYLMNGLNYESSYFNEV; this is encoded by the coding sequence ATGAAGCATTTCATCTTCCCAGACATTGATCACGATACCCCAGTGGattttcaaatacaaaaaagaatcaAGAAAGTATTTTACGACTTTGTCAAAGGAATGCCTGCTGAAATCGGAACAGAACTACCCGAGTCAATTGAGTTAAAATTGGAACCAACTTCTTTATTGTCTACTCCTCAATTGGCAGCAATACATGGAAAACGTCTAGAAACACATGTAGTACTTTCAAAGGATGGATATCTTTTAACTTTACATCGTCTTATAAATCCTTGTATAAATGAAGGTTGCAAAGCCAACCTTAATGAAACTATACTCTTACACCATGGCTTATTAGGAAGTTCAGCAGATTGGATATTACTTGGACCAAATAAATCACTTCCTTATTTATTATCCAATATGGGTTATGACGTTTGGATGATAAATGCAAGAGGTAACTACTATTCTAGAGGCCACATTAATATGAATGTTAATGATGTTAATTACTGGAAATTTTCATGGCATGAAATGGGATATTATGATCTACCTGCTGTCTTGGAATATATGAAGAGTGCTAAAAGTAATGACCTTTCCATTAACTTTATTGGACATTCTATGGGAACAACGTGTTTTCTAGTTTTGCTTTCCTCATTATCcgattataataagtattttaagatGGGTATACTTCTAGCGCctctttcatttttaaataatgcaaaAGGTCCAATAAACTTAATACCTAAAAATCCAACCGATCACGTGCTCAAATTATTAGGAAACGGAGAATTCTTGGCGCATCGAAGAATTCCAACATGGTTAAGAAGAGGACattgtacaaaacaaaagaTGTTTTGCAGCAAtccgttattttttattactggTGGGGCCCCAGATGCTGTTAATTATTGGGAAAACAGTTTCACTGCAAGAGTCTTACACCATGTGCCAGCAGGTGGATCTACGAATACAATATTGCATTATGCTCAACTGGTAAAAAGTGGAAAATTTCACAAGTTTGACAAAGAAGATGATGAATACGAATTAAGTAAGATAACAGTTCCTATTGCATTTATAACTTCTAGCGACGATTGGCTTAGTACAATACCTGAtgtattaagattatattttagtGTTACAAATCCTATAGACCATTACATTATTCGTGATAAAAACATAAGTCATACTGATTTTGTTTGGGGCCCGTCAGCAAACGAGTTGAtatttgaaaaagtatttttctaTCTAATGAATGGTTTGAATTACGAATCATCATATTTTAATGAGGTTTGA